A single Lemur catta isolate mLemCat1 chromosome 20, mLemCat1.pri, whole genome shotgun sequence DNA region contains:
- the PIEZO1 gene encoding piezo-type mechanosensitive ion channel component 1 isoform X1 — MEPHVLGAVLYWLLLPCALLAACLFRVNALSLVYLLFLLLLPWFPGPTRRSLRGHTGRLLRALICLSLLFLVGHLTFQICLHTVPRLDQLLGPSCGPWENLTRHVGVTRLDLRDVPNTIRLVAPDLGILVVSSVCLGLCGRLARKSRQGPHARELDDDVDTGPTAGLQGAAAPAPKQRSRLAARFRVTAHWLLVAAGRTLAIMLLALAGIAHPSALSSIYLLVFLAICTWWACHFPISPLGFNTLCVIVGCFGAGHLICLYCYQTPFAQALLPPAGIWARVFGLKDFVGPTNCSSPNALILNTGHDWPVYVSPGVLLLLYYTVTSLLKLRGPRPSAQTAHAERELELADLDPWPQDGEAAQHTGPAPTAPDSDADSCIVHDLTGQTPVRQRPPRPGRAEPREPSPLHGLGHLLMEQSYVCALIAMMVWSITYHSWLTFVLLLWACLVWTVRSRRQLAVLCAPCVLLYGLALCGLRYVWAMDLRPELPASLGPVSLRQLGLEHTRYPCLDLGAMLLYTLTFWLLLRQFVKEKLLRGGKATAELTEVTTADAEPTRVQTLLRSLGKLVQGVYAKYWIYVCAGMFIVVSFAGRLVVYKIVYMFLFLLCLTLFQVYYSLWRKLLKVFWWLVVAYTMLVLVAVYTFQFQDFPTYWRNLTGLTDEQLGDLGLEQFSVSELFSSILIPGFFLLACILQLHYFHRPFMRLTDLEHVPPPHARRLHWARRQDPTGGTPLLQQEEEKAPGAEGLTSAGLGPATQVPEGTASKWGLVAERLLDLAAGFSGVLARVQVLARRLLELHVVKLVALYTAWVALKEVSVMNLLLVALWAFALPYPRFRPMASCLSTVWTCIIIVCKMLYQLKVVSPHRYSSNCTEPLPNSTNLLATEINQSVLYRGPVDPANWFGVRKGFPNLGYIQNHLQILLLLTFEAAVYRRQEHHRRQHRLAPLPAQAVCAEGTRQWLDRDLLSCLKYFINFFFYKFGLEICFLMAVNVIGQRMNFMVLLHGCWLVAILTRRHRRVIARLWPNYCLFLTLFLLYQYLLCLGVPPALCMDYPWRWSQAIPMNSALIKWLYLPDFFRAPNSTNLFSDFLLLLCASQQWQVFAAERTEEWQRVAGTNTDRLEPLRGEPNPVPNFIHCRSYLDMVKVAVFRYLFWLVLVVVFVTGATRISIFGLGYLLACFYLLLFGTSLLRKDTRAQLVLWDCLILYNVTVIISKNMLSLLSCVFVEQMQTSFCWVIQLFSLVCTVKGYYDPKEMMARDQDCLLPVEEAGIIWDSICFFFLLLQRRVFLSRYFLHVRADLQATALQASRGFALYNAASLKSIDIHRKAEEKSLAQLKRQMERIRAKQEKHRAGRGCPEDPGQEPGPGGPGGSSLPRRQWWRPWLDHATVIHSGDYFLFESDSEEEEEALPEDPRPSAQSAFQMAYQAWVTNAQTVLRRRRREQAQQEQAGQPCPGGGQNQELEPEEDPEEEMAGRSHVMQRVLSTAQFLWVLGQALVDGLTHWLRDFTRHHRTMSDVLLAERYLLTQQLLRDGEVNLGVLDQLYTGEAGAVLPAPVEAHHAPSTASSGLGAEEQLSSMTDASSPLSTGYHTRSGSEEVVTDPGEAKASLRGSQELPAGARIRTRTASELLLDRCLRIPELEEAERFAEGQGRALRLLRAAYQCVAAHSELLCYFVIILNHMVTASANSLVLPVLVFLWAMLSIPRPSKRFWMTAIVFTEVTVVTKYLFQFGFFPWNSQAVRRRYENKPYFPPRILGLEKTDGYVQCDLVQLMALFFHRSQLLCYGLWDHEDDPPSKERDRTSRKEQGAEEGPQEDPGATEAPTRDPMQVEVRGGGEDGAPEPQTEPKRRSTRHISLRLRRRKSERPGPKGPAAIEAKDGEEDTEETEAASGRQKQPSRSRERVRAAGLRLQSFCLALAQSVYQPLRCFFHDILHTKYRAATDVYALMFLADVVDFIIIIFGFWAFGKHSAATDITSSLSDDQVPEAFLVMLLIQFSTMVVDRALYLRKTVLGKLAFQVVLVLAIHLWMFFILPAVTERMFNQNAVAQLWYFVKCIYFALSAYQIRCGYPTRILGNFLTKKYNHLNLFLFQGFRLVPFLVELRAVMDWVWTDTTLSLSSWMCVEDIYANIFIIKCSRETEKKYPQPKGQKKKKVVKYGMGGLIILFLIAIIWFPLLFMSLVRSVVGVVNQPIDVTVTLKLGGYEPLFTMSAQQPSIIPFTDQAYEELSRQFDLDPLAMQFISQYSPEDIVTAQIEGSSGALWRISPPSRAQMKRELHNGTADITLRFTWNFQRDLAKGGTVEYTNEKHTLDLAPNSTARLQLASLLEGTSDQSVVIPNLFPKYIRAPNGPEANPVKQLQPEEEADYLGVRLQLRRERVGTGAAGFLEWWVIELEDCQADCNLLPMVIFSDKVSPPSLGFLAGYGIMGLYVSIVLVIGKFVRGFFSEISHSIMFEELPCVDRILKLCQDIFLVRETRELELEEELYAKLIFLYRSPETMIKWTRERE; from the exons ATGGAGCCGCACGTGCTGGGCGCTGTGCTCTACTGGCTGCTGCTGCCCTGCGCGCTCCTGGCCG CCTGCCTGTTCCGTGTCAACGCGCTGTCGCTGGTCTAcctgctgttcctgctgctgctgccctggtTCCCGGGCCCCACCCGGCGCAGCCTCCGAG GTCACACGGGCCGCCTCCTCCGGGCCCtgatctgcctcagcctcctcttcctgGTGGGCCACCTCACCTTCCAGATATGTCTGCACACTGTGCCCCGCCTGGACCAACTCCTGGGACCCAGCT GTGGCCCGTGGGAGAACCTCACGCGGCACGTGGGGGTCACGAG GCTGGACCTGAGGGACGTTCCCAACACCATCCGGCTGGTGGCCCCCGACCTGGGCATCCTGGTGGTCTCCTCCGTCTGCCTGGGCCTCTGCGGGCGGCTGGCGCGGAAAAGCCGGCAGGGCCCGCACGCCCGCGAGCTG GACGATGACGTGGACACAGGCCCCACAGCGGGGCTGCAGGGAGCCGCTGCACCAGCCCCTAAGCAGAGGTCACGGCTGGCCGCCCGGTTCCGGGTCACAGCCCACTGGCTGCTGGTGGCCGCCGGACGCACCTTGGCCATAATGCTGCTCGCTCTGGCAG GCATCGCCCACCCCTCGGCCCTCTCCAGCATCTACCTGTTGGTCTTCCTGGCCATCTGCACCTGGTGGGCCTGCCACTTTCCCATCAGCCCCCTGGGCTTCAACACACTCTGCGTCATCGTGGGCTGCTTTGGCGCCGGCCACCTCATCTGCCTCTACTGCTACCAGACGCCCTTCGCCCAGGCCCTGCTCCCGCCTGCGGGCATCTGGGCCAG GGTGTTTGGTCTCAAGGACTTCGTGGGCCCCACCAACTGCTCCAGCCCCAACGCACTGATCCTCAACACCGGCCACGACTGGCCCGTGTACGTGAGCCCCGGGGTCCTGCTGCTGCTATACTACACGGTGACCTCTCTCCTGAAGCTGCGGGGGCCCCGCCCCTCTGCCCAG ACAGCGCACGCGGAGCGGGAGCTGGAGCTGGCCGACCTGGACCCGTGGCCCCAGGACGGGGAGGCTGCGCAG CACACGGGGCCCGCACCCACGGCGCCCGACAGCGATGCCGACAGCTGCATCGTGCACGACCTGACCGGCCAGACCCCTGTCCGACAGCGGCCCC CGCGCCCCGGGCGGGCTGAGCCGAGGGAGCCGTCCCCACTGCACGGCCTGGGCCACCTCCTCATGGAGCAGAGCTACGTGTGCGCCCTCATCGCCATGATG GTGTGGAGCATCACCTACCACAGCTGGCTCACCTTCGTGCTGCTGCTCTGGGCCTGCCTCGTCTGGACGGTGCGCAGCCGGCGGCAGCTGGCGGTGCTGTGCGCGCCCTGCGTGCTGCTGTACGGGCTGGCGCTGTGCGGCCTGCGCTACGTGTGGGCCATGGACCTGCGCCCCGAGCTGCCCGCCTCCCTGGGCCCCGTCAGCCTGCgccagctggggctggagcaCACGCGCTACCCCTGCCTGGACCTCGGCGCCATG TTGCTCTACACGCTGACCTTCTGGCTCCTGCTGCGCCAGTTTGTGAAGGAGAAGCTGCTGCGGGGGGGCAAGGCCACGGCCGAGCTGACGGAGGTCACCACGGCGGACGCAG AGCCCACGCGGGTGCAGACGCTGCTGCGGAGCCTGGGCAAGCTGGTGCAGGGCGTGTACGCCAAGTACTGGATCTACGTGTGCGCCGGCATGTTCATCGTGGTCAGCTTCGCCGGCCGCCTGGTCGTCTACAAGATCGTCTACATGttcctcttcctgctctgcctcACCCTCTTCCAG GTCTACTACAGCCTGTGGCGGAAGCTGCTCAAGGTGTTCTGGTGGCTGGTGGTGGCCTATACCATGCTGGTGCTCGTGGCCGTGTACACCTTCCAGTTCCAGGACTTCCCCACGTACTGGCGCAACCTCACGGGCTTGACCGACGAGCA GCTGGGCGACCTGGGCCTGGAGCAGTTCAGCGTGTCCGAGCTCTTCTCCAGCATCCTCATCCCCGGCTTCTTCCTGCTGGCCTGCATCCTGCAGCTGCACTACTTCCACCGGCCCTTCATGCGGCTCACCGACCTGGAGCACGTGCCCCCGCCCCACGCCCGCCGCCTGCACTGGGCTCGCAG GCAGGACCCCACGGGCGGGACCCCGCtgctgcagcaggaggaggagaaggcacCTGGGGCCGAGGGGCTGACCTCGGCCGGCCTCGGCCCAGCCACGCAGGTGCCTGAGG GCACAGCCAGCAAGTGGGGCCTGGTGGCCGAGCGGCTGCTGGACCTGGCGGCCGGCTTCTCCGGGGTCCTCGCTCGCGTGCAGGTGCTGGCGCGGCGGCTGCTGGAGCTACACGTCGTCAAGCTGGTGGCCCTGTACACCGCCTGGGTGGCCCTGAAGGAG GTGTCGGTGATGAACCTCCTGCTGGTGGCGCTGTGGGCCTTCGCCCTGCCCTACCCCCGCTTCCGGCCCATGGCCTCCTGCCTGTCCACCGTGTGGACCTGCATCATCATCGTGTGCAAGATGCTGTACCAGCTCAAGGTCGTCAGCCCCCACCGCTACTCCAGCAACTGCACCGAG cccctccccaacAGCACCAACCTGCTGGCGACAGAAATCAACCAGTCCGTGCTGTACCGGGGGCCCGTGGACCCTGCCAACTGGTTTGGGGTGCGGAAGGGCTTCCCCAACCTCGGCTACATCCAG AACCACCTGCAGATCCTGCTGCTGCTGACCTTCGAGGCCGCGGTGTACCGGCGCCAGGAGCACCACCGCCGGCAGCACCGGCTGGCCCCGCTGCCTGCCCAGGCCGTGTGTGCCGAGGGCACCCGCCAGTGGCTCGACCGCGACCTGCTCAGCTGCCTCAAGTACTTCATCAACTTCTTCTTCTACAAGTTCGGGCTGGAG atCTGCTTCCTGATGGCGGTGAACGTGATCGGGCAGCGCATGAACTTCATGGTCCTCCTGCACGGCTGCTGGCTGGTGGCCATCCTCACCCGCCGGCACCGCCGGGTCATCGCCCGCCTCTGGCCCAACTACTGCCTGTTCCTCACGCTCTTCCTGCTCTATCAGTACCTGCTGTGTCTGGGCGTCCCCCCGGCCCTGTGCATGG ACTACCCGTGGCGCTGGAGCCAGGCCATCCCCATGAACTCTGCGCTCATCAAGTGGCTGTACCTGCCTGACTTCTTCCGGGCCCCCAACTCCACAAACCTCTTCA GTGacttcctgctgctgctctgcgCCTCTCAGCAATGGCAGGTGTTCGCAGCCGAGCGCACGGAGGAGTGGCAGCGTGTGGCCGGCACCAACACTGACCGCCTGGAGCCGCTGCGGGGGGAGCCCAATCCTGTGCCCAACTTCATCCACTGCAG GTCCTACCTCGACATGGTGAAGGTGGCCGTGTTCCGTTACCTGTTCtggctggtgctggtggtggtgtttGTCACGGGGGCCACGCGCATCAGCATCTTCGGGCTGGGCTACCTGCTGGCCTGCTTCTACCTGCTGCTGTTCGGCACCAGCCTGCTGCGGAAGGACACACGGGCGCAGCTGGTGCTGTGGGACTGCCTCATCCTCTACAACGTCACCGTGATCATCTCCAAGAACATGCTCTCG ctcctgtcCTGCGTGTTCGTGGAGCAGATGCAGACGAGCTTCTGCTGGGTCATCCAGCTCTTCAGCCTCGTGTGCACCGTCAAAGGCTACTACGACC CCAAGGAGATGATGGCCCGAGACCAGGACTGTCTACTGCCCGTGGAGGAGGCCGGCATCATCTGGGACAGCATCTGCTTCTTCTTCCTGCTGCTGCAGCGCCGAGTCTTCCTCAGCCGCTACTTCCTGCACGTCAGGGCCGACCTGCAGGCCACGGCCCTGCAGGCCTCCAG AGGCTTCGCCCTCTACAATGCTGCCAGCCTCAAAAGCATCGACATCCACCGCAAGGCAGAGGAGAAGTCCTTGGCCCAGCTCAAAAGACA GATGGAGCGCATCCGCGCCAAGCAGGAGAAGCACCGGGCAGGCCGCGGCTGCCCGGAGGACCCCGGCCAGGAGCCGG GGCCTGGCGGTCCAGGGGGCTCTTCCCTGCCACGGAGACAGTGGTGGCGGCCCTGGCTGGACCACGCCACAG TCATCCACTCCGGGGACTACTTCCTGTTTGAGTCggacagtgaggaggaggaggaggccctgCCTGAGGACCCCAGGCCCTCGGCACAGAGTGCCTTCCAG ATGGCGTACCAGGCGTGGGTGACCAACGCCCAGACCGTGctacggcggcggcggcgggagcagGCCCAGCAGGAGCAGGCGGGGCAGCCGTGCCCGG GAGGTGGCCAGAACCAGGAGCTGGAGCCGGAGGAGGACCCCGAGGAGGAGATGGCAG GCCGCAGCCACGTGATGCAGCGGGTGCTGAGCACGGCGCAGTTCCTGTGGGTGCTGGGGCAGGCGCTGGTGGACGGGCTCACGCACTGGCTGCGCGACTTCACCAGGCACCACCGCACCATGAGCGACGTGCTGCTGGCGGAGCGCTACCTCCTCACGCAGCAGCTTCTCCGG GATGGAGAGGTGAACCTGGGCGTCCTGGACCAGCTGTACACGGGCGAGGCCGGGGCTGTGCTGCCAGCACCCGTGGAGGCCCACCACGCGCCGAGCACAGCGTCCAG CGGGCTGGGGGCCGAGGAGCAGCTGAGCAGCATGACTGATGCCAGCAGCCCCCTGAGCACCGGCTACCACACGCGCAGCGGCAGCGAGGAGGTCGTCACTGACCCCGGGGAGGCCAAGGCTTCCCTCCGCGGCTCCCAGGAGCTTCCGGCCGGCGCTCGCATCCGCACACGCACGGCCAGCGAGCTGCTGCTGGACAG GTGTCTGCGCATcccggagctggaggaggcggagCGGTTCGCAGAGGGCCAGGGCCGGGCGCTGCGGCTGCTGCGGGCCGCGTACCAGTGCGTGGCCGCCCACTCGGAGCTGCTCTGCTACTTCGTCATCATCCTCAACCACATGGTCACGGCCTCGGCCAACTCCCTGGTGCTGCCCGTGCTGGTCTTCCTGTGGGCCATGCTGTCCATCCCGCGGCCCAGCAAGCGCTTCTGGATGACCGCCATCGTCTTCACCGAG gtCACGGTCGTCACCAAGTACTTGTTCCAGTTCGGCTTCTTCCCCTGGAACAGCCAGGCCGTGCGGCGGCGCTACGAGAACAAGCCCTACTTCCCGCCGCGCATCCTGGGGCTGGAGAAGACGGACGGCTACGTCCAGTGCGACCTGGTGCAGCTCATGGCCCTCTTCTTCCACCGCTCCCAGCTGCTG TGCTACGGCCTCTGGGACCACGAGGACGACCCGCCGTCCAAGGAGCGCGACAGGACTAGCAGGAAGGAGCAGGGGGCTGAGGAGGGGCCCCAAGAGGATCCAGGGGCCACTGAGGCCCCCACCAGGGACCCCATGCAGGTGGAAGTGAGGGGCGGAGGTGAGGATGGGGCCCCTGAGCCCCAAACGGAGCCAAAGCGCCGCAGCACGAGGCACATCAGTCTGCgtttgaggaggaggaagagcgaGAGACCAGGGCCCAAAGGACCAGCCGCCATCG AAGCTAAGGACGGGGAGGAGGACACGGAGGAGACAGAGGCTGCCTCGGGGAGACAGAAGCAGCCCAGCCGCTCCCGAGAAAGAGTGAGGGCAGCTGGGCTCCGGCTGCAGAGCTTCTGCCTGGCCCT GGCCCAGAGCGTGTACCAGCCCCTGCGGTGTTTCTTCCATGACATTCTGCACACCAAGTACCGTGCGGCCACTGACGTTTATGCCCTCATGTTTTTGGCGGACGTTGTTgacttcatcatcatcatctttggcTTCTGGGCCTTTGGG AAGCACTCGGCAGCCACGGACATCACGTCCTCCCTGTCGGACGACCAGGTGCCCGAGGCCTTCCTGGTCATGCTGCTGATCCAGTTCAGCACCATGGTCGTCGACCGCGCCCTCTACCTGCGCAAGACCGTGCTGGGCAAGCTGGCCTTCCAGGTGGTCCTGGTGCTGGCCATCCACCTCTGGATGTTCTTCATCCTGCCCGCCGTCACCGAGAG GATGTTCAACCAGAACGCAGTGGCCCAGCTGTGGTACTTCGTCAAGTGCATCTACTTCGCGCTGTCCGCATACCAGATCCGCTGTGGCTACCCCACCCGCATCCTCGGCAACTTCCTCACCAAGAAGTACAATCACCTCAACCTCTTCCTCTTCCAGGG GTTCCGGCTGGTGCCGTTCCTGGTGGAGCTGCGGGCGGTGATGGACTGGGTGTGGACAGACACCACGCTGTCGCTGTCCAGCTGGATGTGCGTGGAGGACATCTACGCCAACATCTTCATCATCAAGTGCAGCCGCGAGACGGAAAAG AAATACCCACAGCCCAAGGggcagaagaagaagaaggttGTTAAGTATGGCATGGGTGGCCTcatcatcctcttcctcatcGCCATCATCTGGTTCCCCCTGCTCTTCATGTCGCTGGTGCGCTCTGTGGTTGGCGTCGTCAACCAGCCCATCGATGTCACCGTCACCCTCAAGCTGGGTGGCTACGAG CCGCTGTTCACCATGAGCGCGCAGCAGCCGTCCATCATCCCCTTCACGGACCAGGCCTATGAGGAGCTGTCCAGGCAGTTCGACCTCGACCCG CTGGCCATGCAGTTCATCAGCCAGTACAGCCCCGAGGACATCGTCACGGCGCAGATTGAGGGCAGCTCCGGGGCACTGTGGCGCATCAGCCCCCCGAGCCGGGCCCAGATGAAGCGGGAGCTGCACAACGGCACTGCTGACATCACCTTGCGCTTCACCTGGAACTTCCAGAG GGACCTGGCCAAGGGCGGCACCGTGGAGTACACCAATGAGAAGCACACCCTGGACCTGGCCCCCAACAGCACCGCGCGGCTCCAGCTGGCCAGCCTGCTGGAGGGCACCTCGGACCAGTCCGT GGTCATCCCTAACCTCTTCCCCAAGTACATCCGCGCCCCCAACGGGCCTGAAGCCAACCCAGTGAAGCAGCTGCAGCCCg AGGAGGAGGCCGACTACCTGGGCGTGCGTCTCCAGCTGCGGAGGGAGCGCGTGGGCACAGGGGCCGCTGGCTTCCTTGAGTGGTGGGTCATCGAGCTGGAGGACTGCCAGGCTGACTGCAACCTGCTGCCCATGGTCATCTTCAGCGACAAGGTCAGCCCACCCAGCCTCGGCTTCCTGGCCGGCTACGG GATCATGGGGCTGTACGTGTCGATTGTGCTGGTCATCGGCAAGTTTGTGCGCGGGTTCTTCAGCGAGATCTCCCACTCCATCATGTTCGAGGAGCTGCCGTGCGTGGACCGCATCCTCAAGCTGTGCCAGGACATCTTCCTGGTGCGGGAGACCCGCgagctggagctggaggaggagctgtACGCCAAGCTCATCTTCCTGTACCGCTCGCCGGAGACCATGATCAAGTGGACCCGAGAGAGGGAGTAG